One genomic region from Zalophus californianus isolate mZalCal1 chromosome 2, mZalCal1.pri.v2, whole genome shotgun sequence encodes:
- the MFAP3L gene encoding microfibrillar-associated protein 3-like isoform X2, with protein sequence MHDSGLLNITKVSFSDRGKYTCVASNVHGTVNNTVTLRVIFTSGDMGVYYMVVCLVAFTIVMILNITRLCMMSSHLKKTEKAINEFFRTEGAEKLQKAFEIAKRIPIITSAKTLELAKVTQFKTMEFARYIEELARSVPLPPLIMNCRTIMEEIMEVVGLEEQGQNFVRHTPEGQEASDRDEVYTIPNSLKRSDSPTADSDASSLHEQPQQIAIKVSVHPQSKKDHVNDTEGVQFEVKDEEETEPSAEHSPETAEPSTDMTSTELTSEEPTPVEVLDRVLPPAHLETTEPAVGHDRNTCIIYESHV encoded by the coding sequence ATGCACGACAGCGGCCTCCTGAACATCACCAAGGTGTCTTTTTCAGACCGAGGCAAATACACATGTGTTGCTTCTAACGTCCATGGCACTGTGAACAACACGGTGACCCTGAGAGTCATCTTTACCTCTGGAGACATGGGCGTCTACTACATGGTCGTCTGCCTTGTGGCCTTCACCATCGTCATGATCCTCAACATCACCCGCCTGTGCATGATGAGCAGCCACCTGAAGAAGACCGAGAAAGCCATCAATGAGTTCTTTAGGACAGAAGGTGCAGAGAAGCTGCAAAAGGCATTTGAGATTGCCAAGCGGATCCCCATCATCACCTCAGCCAAAACTCTAGAGCTTGCCAAAGTCACCCAGTTCAAAACCATGGAGTTTGCCCGCTATATTGAAGAGCTTGCCAGGAGTGTGCCTCTGCCTCCCCTCATTATGAACTGTAGGACTATCATGGAGGAAATCATGGAAGTGGttgggctggaggagcaggggcagaatTTTGTGCGGCATACTCCAGAAGGCCAGGAGGCCTCAGACAGGGATGAGGTTTACACGATCCCAAACTCTCTGAAGAGAAGTGACTCGCCCACCGCAGACTCGGACGCCTCATCGCTGCACGAGCAGCCCCAGCAAATTGCCATCAAGGTGTCTGTGCACCCGCAGTCCAAAAAAGATCACGTGAATGACACAGAGGGTGTACAGTTTGAAGTCAAAGATGAAGAGGAGACAGAACCGTCCGCTGAACATTCCCCAGAAACTGCAGAGCCTTCTACAGATATGACATCCACAGAGCTAACATCTGAAGAGCCAACACCTGTTGAGGTATTGGATAGAGTCCTGCCACCAGCTCACCTGGAAACTACAGAGCCAGCAGTGGGGCATGACAGAAACACCTGCATTATTTATGAAAGCCATGTCTAA
- the MFAP3L gene encoding microfibrillar-associated protein 3-like isoform X1: MDRLKNHLPVCFLPTVPFLILVSTLATAKSVTNSTLNGTDVVLGSVPVIIARTDHIIVKEGNSALINCSVYGIPDPQFKWYNSIGKLLKEDAEKERGGGKWQMHDSGLLNITKVSFSDRGKYTCVASNVHGTVNNTVTLRVIFTSGDMGVYYMVVCLVAFTIVMILNITRLCMMSSHLKKTEKAINEFFRTEGAEKLQKAFEIAKRIPIITSAKTLELAKVTQFKTMEFARYIEELARSVPLPPLIMNCRTIMEEIMEVVGLEEQGQNFVRHTPEGQEASDRDEVYTIPNSLKRSDSPTADSDASSLHEQPQQIAIKVSVHPQSKKDHVNDTEGVQFEVKDEEETEPSAEHSPETAEPSTDMTSTELTSEEPTPVEVLDRVLPPAHLETTEPAVGHDRNTCIIYESHV, from the exons ATGGATCGACTGAAGAACCATCTACCTGTGTGCTTTCTGCCTACTGTGCCCTTTTTAATCCTAGTATCCACTCTGGCGACTGCTAAGAGTGTGACTAATAGCACTTTAAATGGCACGGACGTGGTCTTGGGCTCTGTGCCTGTAATCATTGCCAGAACTGACCATATCATAGTCAAGGAAGGGAACAGTGCCTTGATTAATTGTAGTGTTTATGGCATCCCTGATCCACAGTTCAAGTGGTATAACTCCATCGGCAAGCTGCTGAAAGAAGACGCGGAGAAGGAGCGAGGAGGAG GAAAATGGCAGATGCACGACAGCGGCCTCCTGAACATCACCAAGGTGTCTTTTTCAGACCGAGGCAAATACACATGTGTTGCTTCTAACGTCCATGGCACTGTGAACAACACGGTGACCCTGAGAGTCATCTTTACCTCTGGAGACATGGGCGTCTACTACATGGTCGTCTGCCTTGTGGCCTTCACCATCGTCATGATCCTCAACATCACCCGCCTGTGCATGATGAGCAGCCACCTGAAGAAGACCGAGAAAGCCATCAATGAGTTCTTTAGGACAGAAGGTGCAGAGAAGCTGCAAAAGGCATTTGAGATTGCCAAGCGGATCCCCATCATCACCTCAGCCAAAACTCTAGAGCTTGCCAAAGTCACCCAGTTCAAAACCATGGAGTTTGCCCGCTATATTGAAGAGCTTGCCAGGAGTGTGCCTCTGCCTCCCCTCATTATGAACTGTAGGACTATCATGGAGGAAATCATGGAAGTGGttgggctggaggagcaggggcagaatTTTGTGCGGCATACTCCAGAAGGCCAGGAGGCCTCAGACAGGGATGAGGTTTACACGATCCCAAACTCTCTGAAGAGAAGTGACTCGCCCACCGCAGACTCGGACGCCTCATCGCTGCACGAGCAGCCCCAGCAAATTGCCATCAAGGTGTCTGTGCACCCGCAGTCCAAAAAAGATCACGTGAATGACACAGAGGGTGTACAGTTTGAAGTCAAAGATGAAGAGGAGACAGAACCGTCCGCTGAACATTCCCCAGAAACTGCAGAGCCTTCTACAGATATGACATCCACAGAGCTAACATCTGAAGAGCCAACACCTGTTGAGGTATTGGATAGAGTCCTGCCACCAGCTCACCTGGAAACTACAGAGCCAGCAGTGGGGCATGACAGAAACACCTGCATTATTTATGAAAGCCATGTCTAA